A single Methanothrix sp. DNA region contains:
- a CDS encoding NOP5/NOP56 family protein, translating to MEIAAWFGRVDLDTELISLAEDEESMINALLKRPLPAGPSPQPDLRRLALAHGFAADDIEYNSLLRRVALELVHRQLSLLATAEQDLLQAVEALDDMTEAINLLDERLYEWHRLHRQRIVHGRDLAESLCEDETVGPFARAILGLRESRRGMEMEVSSRAEGLLPNLSALAGPVLAARLISRAGGLHRLAKMPSSRLQVMGAEKSLFKHLEGRAPSPKHGIIFRHPAVMGAPRRLRGKLARALAGKLALAARMDYYGAGPSPDLAASLEKRLKDIKHRK from the coding sequence ATGGAGATCGCAGCCTGGTTTGGAAGGGTTGACCTGGATACGGAGCTGATATCGCTTGCAGAGGATGAGGAGAGCATGATAAATGCCCTTCTCAAGCGGCCTCTTCCCGCCGGCCCATCCCCTCAGCCTGACCTGCGCCGTCTGGCCTTGGCACATGGGTTCGCGGCAGATGATATCGAGTATAATTCCCTTCTCAGAAGGGTGGCTCTGGAGCTGGTCCACCGCCAGCTCTCCCTGCTGGCCACAGCCGAGCAGGACCTCCTCCAGGCGGTGGAGGCACTGGACGATATGACTGAGGCGATAAATCTGCTCGATGAGAGGCTTTATGAGTGGCACCGCCTGCACCGCCAGAGGATTGTGCATGGAAGGGACCTGGCCGAATCGCTCTGCGAGGATGAGACCGTGGGACCCTTTGCCCGCGCCATCCTCGGATTGCGGGAATCGAGGAGAGGCATGGAGATGGAGGTGAGCTCCCGGGCGGAAGGGCTCTTGCCCAACCTCTCTGCCCTGGCCGGACCGGTGCTGGCGGCAAGGCTCATATCCAGAGCGGGAGGCCTGCACAGACTGGCCAAGATGCCCTCCTCGCGCTTGCAGGTCATGGGAGCGGAAAAGTCGCTCTTCAAGCATCTCGAAGGCCGGGCCCCCTCCCCCAAGCATGGCATAATCTTCCGCCATCCAGCGGTCATGGGCGCCCCCAGGAGGCTGAGGGGAAAGCTGGCCCGCGCCCTGGCCGGAAAGCTCGCCCTGGCGGCACGAATGGATTACTATGGTGCCGGCCCCTCTCCAGATCTTGCCGCCTCCCTGGAAAAAAGGCTGAAGGATATCAAACACCGAAAATAG